Part of the Melospiza georgiana isolate bMelGeo1 chromosome 17, bMelGeo1.pri, whole genome shotgun sequence genome, tctcagcatcACTGccctcacaggaaaaaataataattagcAATCCTGGAAGAGACTTTCTTTTCGTTTAACTTTGTGATGTTCTTTAAAACGTGTAGTTGCAGGATCCTCAGAATCTATTTCCTCACCAGCACAGGAGGAATGTTTATTGCTGTTTTCACTTGCTCTCACCCCTGACAAAACTCTGTAGGTGTCTTTGAAGGATGCAGGGCTTTAAACACCTGGGGTGGGACCTTTTTCACTTGGGACCCAGAAATGTGTGCTAATGATGTGTGGGTTTAACTCCTCACATCCTGATGGGGACGTGATCTGAGAgaggagagcagccccagaactgcctcctgtgcagcccctgACAGCAGGCTCAGCTTTGTGCATAGTTTAAATTGACACTTTGCTGTCTATTGAGGCAGCTGAAGTTAGCTGAGTTTCTCTGAGCAGGACAGTATTTTGAATATAAATGAATATAAATAATCTTGCTTAGAGATTGCAGCTGAGGAAGCAGCACATAAGTAGATTgattggaaagagaaaacaaaaatcacttAATTTCAAACAGAGCTATTGCAGTGTAATACTGGTGCTCTGTATTGTGTTACTTCTGGCCATTACAGCAGCCTGTTCATCCACATAAATGGGAAGAATCACAGGATGCTCTGAAGGACCCTGATTCCAGAGTCACTTATTCAAGATTTAAAGATTTTAGATCAAACTTCAGAAGGTTCTGCTAAGCCCTGAAACCTCTGTGATAGTGGCAAATATCCAGACAGCCACTTGCTTTTGTTGTAACTTGCTTTAATTAATTATTGCCTCCTTAAGCCTCTCAGGGTAAACAGTTTGCAGTTTTAGCATTTGGAATTTGATACTGAGTGATGTAAGtaatgaattttaaatgctTATAGATGTTTTCAATTTGTTACTGGGTCCAGCATACTGCTGCAATTATTGGTACTGTTGAAATTAAGTGTCCCTTTTAAGTAAATTTACCGTAACTTAATAATAGTCAGTCTCAAAGTGGAATAAAATATAATGGGCTGCAGAAATGTGATCAAACTGAAGACAAACTAATTTTGACTGGTTATGTAAAATGCCCATAATCATCTGTTTGTATGATTTGATTCATGCCAGTGTTCTATTATAAGATGTGCATCTTTTTTCCCCGTTGGTTTGTTGACTGTAGCATGCAGTAATCCTCCAGAAGATCTCACTTAGAGGTGAGAACACATTCCTTTAGGAAAGtatctcccagcagagctgaaacTACTTGCTGCATGTAATTCTCTCCATCTGGACAGACTGAGTCTGTAGAGCAGAAGCATGAGTCACTGTAAAGCAGTTCAGAATGTCAAGTATTTTCTAGATTCACAGATTTGAAGTGTCTGCAGTGCCATTACCAATTACTGGGAGCATTTCAGGGTATGGGAGAAAACAGGAGGATTTTAAGCAGTAATCCTGGGTCCTGTTAAGAGCTTTTCTGCCCCTTGAATAACTATGTGACAGGCAAGAAATATGAGAagaagacagaaatattttttcaccaCCAAAATTAGAGGCCTGCTAAATCAGGGCTccagaaataaatggaaagcaATCCAAACAGCAGGCAAAACTCTCCAGGATCAATAAAGCTGTTTGAAATGAAAATCCACTGAGGCCTCTGGCATTAGTCTATCACcagaattattaaaagaaagagCTCCCACTGAAGTGGATATTGAACAATTATAACATTACAGTATCACCACTACCCAGCCAGGAACAGGCTGCAGGGTCTGAACTgggcagctgctcagcacaggaaaaataaataacagaaaactgaaaataaaactgtatCTTCCAAAATATGGTGTTCCTAAGGAAAAGATGGCAATTTTGTAACAATATTGGGAATGCACATTCCAGTTTGGGATTCACTCAGTCTGCCAGCAGAGGAGGTTGAGCCATCCCAGTCCCTATTTTAAACAAATGTTTGCACAAAGAAGAGTGGCCCCTCCCAGGACCCCTCAGTGCTGTTCACTGTGTTGTTACCTGAGCACTTAGGAACTCAACACAcaaataaaatctaattttttaaaaactatctTTAAACTGCACTTGACTGTGCCCTATCCTGTTTTCCCTGCAGCTTTCCACAAGTTTATGGAGGTTTGTTGAGCATGACCCAAACACTTCTAACAATCCTGAGGCATTTTCCCACCTGGTTCCTGCTTTCTCCTGTCCCACAGGGCACCATTAGAAGAAGCTGGTGGACAGCACCCACACTGGATAAATTTAGTATTTCATATGTGCCAAGGCTCTTCTTTCCCAACATATCTTAAGAGAGCCCTTTACTGtaaagttaaaagaaaattaccttTAGGAGTATAAATTAAAAACCCTACCATTGTATTTCAGGACAATACAACTGAAAGCAGAGTAAAAACCTCCACATTTCAAAGAATCTGTTTAGATCTCCCTAATTAAATTGTGATAAAGGATACAGAGGTTGAAATAccacttcattttcttctgtttcaacTCTTCCTGTTTTCTGAAGGTTGTTAATGTGACaccaaggtaaaaaaaaaaaaaagaaaaccccaactTCCTACTTCTAATCTGTTTCAAGTCTTTGTCCTCGTTGCTCTCTGCTTGCATCAAGTATTGACAGAAATGAGACTTTTTTGCTGAAATGCCTGGATCAATCAAAGGTACGTGAACTAGAATTATTTCCAGACTAAAGACTTAATTATTTCCAGACTTCCACTTCTGCTCCCTGGTATTTAATCactaaaagctttaaaaaaacgTAAAGACTCCTGGTATAATTGAGTATATTGTGTATGTTCAGAATGTTGAAAACCTGCTTCTGTGGGgttacaaaaataaaggaaCTCTGTCATGTCTCCAGGTTGTACCTGCAGACCAGAGTGGGGGACTGAGCAGTTGAGCTTAGTGACTGATGCTCGGCTCAGTGCTGTGTCAAAAAATGATATGAAAGTGCAGAAAAGAAGCATTTACATGTTTAGCTATTGATTTGGTTAATAATGATGGGCAGTTGACAGAGCATTGCATGTGCCATGCAGAAGACAAAAATCTTTTGGTTGTGTAGTCCAAAATTATGACAACAGTGCTGACAAAATGAAACAGGTTTTCTAAAATGTTTGGAATTCAGGAAAAAGTCTATAAAAATTAAACttattgcatttaaaattaagtttttttAATCAACCTCCTGTATTAAACTACTTTATACTTATAAGGTGACTAAGACAATTTCTGCTACAATGATTTTTTATCTGAAACTGCTCCACTTTTCAGTGTTCCACAGATCTGCCTGTGGTGTTTACCTGAAGTTATAATTTCAAACCAGGAATAAAATAATTGTATTCAATGGAATTTTAGTGACCAGTTTAAATTTAAGAAATCAATTTAGAAAATTCTGAGCTGGCCAAATCTTGCATTTAGCTTTGTTGGAAAATTTTCCTTATCTAATTAGGATCAAGTCTTATGCTGGTAGTTCAGTGCCACAAGTTACAAACAGCTGAGAACATGGGGTGGATGTTCAGTAACAGAGCCCAGGGCAAAACCAACAGAGGTAGTTCTGGTTGGGCAAGGACTACCCTGAATCAACCCCGGGGCAGAATTACTTTGAGATAAGCTATTTTTGTCAACTACAAAGAAATACAGTGGCCTTTCTTGGAATATAAATAACAGATGTGAATAGTCTGATGGCATTTGCCTCAGTAGAATACAAGTCATGGCAGTTTCACTCAGGAAGAAAGTATTTTCTTgctgtgaaaagcagcaaaCTACCACACCTGGTAGAAATGTATTATTACATTCTTAAAAGTACATTATATCACCATTAGCTTACTTGTtgagctttatttaaaactttaaattttCTGTCACCACGTAGGTATTTTTGTTGTAGAGCATTACAGAACACCAAAATGAGTCTCAGGCTGTGTTGTTGGCCCCAGAAACTTAACAGCATTAAGTGAAATTACAGAGCATCTGGTACTTGGGAACAGAGTATGATTCCTATGAAAAACATCTGTCTGTGGTGGCCTTGAAGGGCCCATCAGCTCTGCATGGCCAGAGGAAACCAGAGAGAGAAACAGTTTGTgccactggagcaggctgctgaGGGAAATGTAAAATATGTGGAAGTGTATTTCCACACTTCTCcctgggggagggaagggataAAAGACAAAGTGCCTTGTCCTGTCTGATGTGGTACTTGTTAGATGTTCTACCTACTGGGTATTCAGGCTTCACTCTCTTCTTGCTGTCTGCTCTCTGTAGCATGTTTTTTCCcctaaactttaaaaaaaatattttggaaaaactACTGCATACTGAATTTGTACAATTGTCTCATCTCTTATTGTATGCTGCGTTTAAATTTAAAAGTGACCCTATAACTTGGGAACTATCTTAAATGGACTTGAAATGTTGATAACATCACTTTGGAAATTAGAGGATTCCACTTTTATTCTGTAGGGGTAACCACACTGCACAATATGGATAATAACTTATTTCTTTAACAAGCCATATTCTTTTAACATTCTTTCATCATTATAGTCACTACTATAATAAAAAGCCTCTTAAGTGATTATTCCACATAGAAATGTCAGAAGTGCATAAGAAAAATCCATGCTTGATAACTGAGTTTAATTTATATCATtcatgaggaagaaaaaaaaaggcaaaatctaACATTTTGCTGTGCACAGATCAGTTCATTTTACACGTTGTTGTCTTGGATGGAACCAGTAAGAATTTCAAAGCACATTTTGAAGCAattcttttcctgtttcccaGTAATGATAACCTATTAAAATGATCCAAGGAAGTTACAGAAACACCACTAGAGATTATGCAGTAAAGCAACAAATTGCAGATTTCAAATTGAACCGCTGATTATGTTATTCCAAATGGGTTTTTAATGGCTGTTTGCACAAGAACAACCCATTATTCATAGCAGCCAGTGCATCCAGGGAGCATAGCTGAGCAAGAATCAAATAAATATTCACAGATCACTTGAGTTTCACCCAAACTGTAATTACAAGGGGTTATGTCCCTactctttgaaaaaaaattttcaccTTGCTTATTTTGATAgtttcctgctttgtttctaagaaagaaataaagacaaTACAAATTTTTGCTGAAATAAGTAGTTTGGACTGGCACCAACCCTGCATATATCAGGATAGATTTCAAAATAATaggttcactttttaaaaaagaagatgTTTTCATTTGGCATTGAGAGCACCTAAAAACAAACAGTACACCCTAGTATCTTCATTAATTATACCAAATTGATTTGGCCTACACAAAAGCCAGCTTTAATTTCTCACACTATTTTCCTATGATACCATCTTTTCTACTTTGCAGATATTTATGCAAATCTGACTTGTAAAACAGGACATGAGTTTCATTTTGttcacatattttcattttacaccACTTGTTGCAGTGAGTTTGGCCTTAGCTCCCATAAACTGGGGAAGCACAGATAATATGTGGGAAGTTTAATGTCCTGTGTTTGGAACTGGTTGCCCAAATAAACTGTGCAGATTTTAGAGATTTTCAAAATGAGACTGGTAACACCCTGACAGCCTCATCTGACTTCGGTGTTGACTCTGCTGTGAGAAGGTGCTTGGACTAGAGAAGTCCTGAGGTCCCCTTCAACCTCAACTGTTCTGTTAATATTGTTAATgttaatgaaatttaaaaacatgATATAAATATGTAATGGAAATATAGTTCCAGAAAACTAAAATTGTATTCTATCTGGTGTGCTTAGAGCCTCCATTTGCAAATCTGAAACTCAGATTTGTTTCCAGTGCTTTGGGTACTCAATATAAGTTGTAGGAGTGGTTTCAAGTGCAGTGTTGGGTGTTCTTTGCACTGTAACTCCtagaggaaaaatgaaagaggaagTGAATGAATTTAATTGGGAAAGGAAGTGATGGTTGTCTGTATAATACCTGCAAGTGCGATATTCTCAGTTGCCCattttcccagcccaggctgggctgtgtgtgttATTCCAGCCTGCACACCGGTGTTTGTTCTGTGTTCCCTCGGCAGGTGCGTGAGCCCATGGCAGCCGGGCCCTGCCATGGAGGCCCAGACCCCGTCCGGCCCGGGCCCGTCCCCGCGGGGCCCCTCGGAGCCTGCCCGGGGCCAGGCCCTGCCGCAGCCCCTGTACCTCAAGGCCCTGACCATCCCGCTGCTCCAgcccgtccagcctggctgcttcCAGCCCCACGGGCCCTTGGTGGCCGCCAGGAGCTGCATCCACCTCGATGGCAGCAACGTCCCCCTCATCCTCAAGCCGCTCGTGCCCCCGGAGGGCTCGGAGCAGCCTCAGCCACTTGTCCAGAAACAGCTCGGGCAAAGCCTGACCTTGAGCATAGTCAGCACTTTACCAGTTTTGTCGTCACCAAGTCCTTGTGTAAAAGCATCTATTGGGAGCCCGGGAAAATCAAAAAAATCTGGGAAATACATCTGCAAACACTGTGGACGAGATTGTTTGAAGCCAAGTGTCCTTGAGAAACACATTCGCTCCCACACGGGAGAGAGGCCCTTTCCATGCACCACTTGTGGCATCGCATTTAAAACCCAGAGCAACTTGTATAAACACAGGAGAACTCAAACGCACGTCAACAACACCAGGCTGCCCTCAGACTCTGACATCAGTGGGGGACCAGAGCAAAATGAGAGATCAGCAGAGAGCACCACCTCTCCCCAAGGCAGCAAAGTCTTGAGTATCACCAGTGAAGACCAGGAGATGCACATCAAACAGCCCAGTTCAGAGACCAGTGCAGCAACAGACACTAAGAAACCTCACGAGCTCTCACTGCCAGCGACAAGCTCCTCATCAGCTGCTCCAGAAAATCAAGAAACAACAAATCAATCACTGAATTCAAAGGCTGTTCAGGGGGTTCCTGAAAGAGAACCTCAAAGTTTATCATCTCCAGGAGCTTTGCCAAATGGTCCGAGTCTGAGAAAGAAGATGCAGGAGCAAAGAACTCCGACTGCCAATAAGCACATTCAGCTGCAAAGGCAGCAGGCAACCTCTTCAGAGAAGCAGTGGGATTACAAAGCCTTAGACTGCAAGCTGAAGAAGTGTGAGAGCACTGACTCGGGGTATCTGTCACGCtctgacagcacagagcagcagctgacatCGTCCAGCCCCCTGCACAGTCTCCACGAGCACAGCACAGAACTGGAAAATGAAGCTGCCTTCAGCAGCCCAAGGTgtgcctccagcagcactgcaaagccAGAGGCAGCTGACAAAGCTACAGCCTCGATGCTAGAGAAAAAGAGGCTGGAAGAACACATTTCAAAGCTTATTTCTCACAACAAAAGTGTGGTGGATGACACCCAGTTAGACAATGTCAGGCCCAGAAAAACTGTCCTTTCTAAACAGGGAAGCATTGACCTTCCAATGCCTTACACATACAAAGACTCTTTCCATTTTGATATCAGAACTTGTGATGTAAATAGGAAAAAGAATCTTTCTCTTTGTTCAGCAAAATCTACCTTTGCACCCCTGGAGAAATGCAAGCCAATGTTTTTCCATTCAGTTCCCACCCAGTTCTCCACAACAATCGACACTGTGCCTGTTACTCGGAGCAACTCCTTGCCTGTTGTGGAGGGAGCGAGGATGGTGCATGACAAAGCAGGATGCTCAAAACCACTTTCTCTTACTAAGCACTCTGTaaacacaggcactgctggttTGCTGCCTAGCAACGATCTCACTGCCAGTTCAGTGGATTTCCCTAATAGCCATCCCCGAGCTCTAGTCAGACAAACTGCAGTGGATGATTTGCCCCTAAGTAACGTGGCTGATCATCCTTCTCTGTCAGAGGAGCTGAAAGGGACTAAAAAGCTTGGGGCTGGAGAAGTAATCAGTGCTAAAAATAAGAAACACAATCAAAGGAAGTTGAAGATGTTCTCTCAAGAAAAATGGCAAATGTATGGAGATGAAACATTTAAGAAAATCTaccaaaaaatgaaaagcagtcaaaatgccaagaaaatgaaacaaagagaGAATAAGATTACAGATATTACAAGCCTGATTCCTAATTCAATGGAATCaaccagcagcactgaaataacTGAGGAAAGAGATGGCAGGAGCTCTGCAACTGACAGTCCTTCCTCCCTTGTGACAGCAGCTTCAACCATGGGTAAATCAGGAATCTCTACTGATGGTAATCATGTTCTGCAGAATGTGTCCTCTGAGGAAACTTCAGACAGAGTGTCCAACCTAATGGAGACATCACATTCTGTAACTGCTGGAGCTGTAAGCAGCCAAacttccccagagctcagtgGCAGTGACACGGAGAAAtgcacagctggcagcagcacactgcTGGCTCCAAGCACTGGTGAGCTCAGGCTTCAAAATCCTGAGTGTCAGCTGAGCAGCCACGAGAGGAATGAGGACTGCTTGCCAGTACAGAGTAGCAACTGGGAGAAACCAAGCCCTGGGAAAGAATCCAGTGCATTTGAATTAGATTGTAAAAGCACTTCACGCAATTATGGGAACCATCACGGGACTAAGGAAAGTGGCCAGCATGGCCTGATGCCCCCGTGGGTCCCTTGCAACAACAGAGAAACTGCAGGGAAATTCCAGACTCTGccatcagaaaggaaaaagctgaaatTCGAAGTGGAGAAGACACAAAATGTGATTTCAGTGCCCTGCCCTAGTCCCAGTGGTGAAACCACTGAAGTAAGTGAAGCAGAGAGAGGCCTTTGCTCTGGCATTCAGTGTcttcccacagctccagtgAAATTCTCCACTAAAGCAGAGGAGCAAAAATCAAGCACAGGAATTAATGAAGCCACTGAGAGTGTGGAATATAGGAAAACAATCAAACTTCCCACACAAACTTTCAATTACTGTGACATCAACCTTCTTTCACATCCTGCAGGTATCTCAAGAGATTCACTGGTGGGATTTTTAGGGTCTGAATTAAGGGAAAGTGATTCCAACTCTTTTGCCTTGCACAATGCAGCAGATGGAGACAACAAAATGTGTCTTGTAAAAACAGGAGCAAAAGTGCCACTTCCCAGTGACAATGCTGTGGAAGTGTCTTCTAAAAGCCATCATCTGCAATCTGATAGTTTAAGTCCAGTCCCACAACAAAATGCCTTCTCTCCAAAATATATCCTTAAATTGCCCCAGGACAAGAGAGCTTCAGATCTGTCACCTTTGCTTCAATCTgaacaggagatgacacctggCACACCTGTGACAGTCACCTTAACCACCCCATCCTGCTCTTCCAGCAGCATGTCCCTCCATTCTCATTCCAGTGATGTGGTTTGGTGTCCTTTAAAATCTGAAGTGAGACAAAAGgttggaaaagaagaaattcaaTGGAATCTTCACACAAACTGGAAAACTCCAGGATTCTGTTCACCAGTCAGCTCAGAAACCACAAATATCCTAACCATAGCAGAGAACACCTTTCCTAAGCAAAACTTCAAGCAGCAGGATATTGCAAGAGAGGattggaaaaacaaacagaacaaaaataaattaaattatcaaAGACAAACAGAAGAGAAGTGGATGAGTAAAAGTACTTGCTCTATACAGACtccaaagaagaaaatctgCTTTACTTCTGTGTATACAAGTGGTTTTTTCATATCTGCTGACATCAAAGATGAGAGGAGGGCTTTATACCACCTTTGCTCAGGAAGTGACTCTTTGATAAAAACATCAGTTTCTAGCAAAGATGCAGAGCCAACAATCCTGGAATGGGGCAGAGAGGGAAGTCCACACATCCTGAAGGACACCCCAGCACCACTGCAGGAtctgcagcattcccagagcTCAAGAGACAACCCCACTTATTTTTGCCATTCTTTTGGCACTTTCTACTGCCACACTCTCAGCACTCACTGTAAAGGattcccagtgctgccccaCTCTAACAGGACCAGCTGCTCTGGCAtttctgcagtgccaggctccAAGAGCAGCTTCCCATCGCTCAGTGCCGAGCCCCGGCTGACGTGGTGCTGCCTGAGCAGGAGcctccccctgccctcggagcaGGGgggcactgcagcctctgcccacCCCTCCGTgcccccctggcacagggagcccagcagggaatgCACCCTCTCCAAATACGACATCTCCATtttcaaaatgagaaatattaGCAAGACTGTGGCATATGGCTTAACAAACACAAGCTTGAAAACGTTGGTTTCATCCTTTTCTAAAGGACATCAGATGCAGGAGGTAATATTGATAATTCTGTTTGCTTTATCAAGAGGGTGTTATTGGCTGACAGCCCACCTCCACCCTCTTactaagaaaattaaataattatttgaagTGTATTATGAACATTTACAGGCATTTGCTGATACACAATTtacaatttatatttttataacatGTCTATATTAATTTGATGCATCAGAAAGATATATTTCTGTGTGAATATTTAAGTTTCTTTCACTTTTCAGAATGCTGATAGTGGGAAGAGTGAATTTCTatttcttgattttttcccctttatggggattttttaacatttttctctaATAGCATCTGTTTTCATTCTAAATGAATATTTGACTTAAATACAGAGTTGTGCTACTTAACTCCTATGCTGTTCAGTGCTATTTAAAACATGCACAGATTTCCAGCTTCTCAGTCAATGTCATTCACAGTTTTCATGGACTTGATTTTTCCCCAATATTCTCAACAGTTAAGCTCAGACGTTCCCGGTGGTTCTTTCAAGAATATTTCagagcaaaagaagaaaacagtagtttgcaaaaaggaaaaactctCAACAAATAAACTCAAGAGGAGCCACAAACAGAAAAGGATTAAAGTCAACCCTAAATGGTAAGGAGTATGGCTTTCAGGTTCACTAGATATAGACATAATTTTGTTGTAATGCATGTAAAAActccacagaaaagaaaaaggtttgctCAAAATTTCAACCTTATCAAaactgtgggggaaaaaaaagataaatctcTCAGAAAGAGCTGTTCTTATACCACAGCAAACTTTGGGCCCCGAAGGTAAACTATAAAAATATCAATATGTTGTTTACTATTAGGAACAGACTTTTCTAAGCAATCCAGAAATATTCCACAGAAAGATGATGCCTGGTCAGTTAACTCTCTCTATGATTTAGAAATTCCTCTTATCTGTCAAAATTGTCAGCATTAACTTTTGTTTGAAGGGGACCAAAATGGTTCTGTTTTTAATCCTGTCCCAGTTGAGAGCAGTGCGTGAGACCCTTTGTCCTTGGAAGATCCATATCCTGAGCTGGTATTCACCAGAGAAAGCAGGACAATAAATATCAAGTTTAACACCAACTAACAGAACCATCTGTAGTTCAAAGGATCATTtggtttaaataaaaaaagcaggaagaatTTGAGCATAGAACTATCAAGGGCACATTGTCTCAATCAGCACAGCTCCCCCCTTTCAATAGGAATTCCTATCAGTGGAACATTTACCCTCTAATCTTTCAGGAGTGTGGGGCAGCAGGATGCCTGATGAATTGCCTCAGTAAGGAACACATATTGTGTGCACACATCCCTCTTTATTTCATGGCCAAAATCAGACAGAGTGACTCCCTTGAGGACAAATCAGTGTCAGTAACTTAATCACCGTGTCCAGCTCAGCAAACAGCACTGCAAT contains:
- the ZNF831 gene encoding zinc finger protein 831; this translates as MEAQTPSGPGPSPRGPSEPARGQALPQPLYLKALTIPLLQPVQPGCFQPHGPLVAARSCIHLDGSNVPLILKPLVPPEGSEQPQPLVQKQLGQSLTLSIVSTLPVLSSPSPCVKASIGSPGKSKKSGKYICKHCGRDCLKPSVLEKHIRSHTGERPFPCTTCGIAFKTQSNLYKHRRTQTHVNNTRLPSDSDISGGPEQNERSAESTTSPQGSKVLSITSEDQEMHIKQPSSETSAATDTKKPHELSLPATSSSSAAPENQETTNQSLNSKAVQGVPEREPQSLSSPGALPNGPSLRKKMQEQRTPTANKHIQLQRQQATSSEKQWDYKALDCKLKKCESTDSGYLSRSDSTEQQLTSSSPLHSLHEHSTELENEAAFSSPRCASSSTAKPEAADKATASMLEKKRLEEHISKLISHNKSVVDDTQLDNVRPRKTVLSKQGSIDLPMPYTYKDSFHFDIRTCDVNRKKNLSLCSAKSTFAPLEKCKPMFFHSVPTQFSTTIDTVPVTRSNSLPVVEGARMVHDKAGCSKPLSLTKHSVNTGTAGLLPSNDLTASSVDFPNSHPRALVRQTAVDDLPLSNVADHPSLSEELKGTKKLGAGEVISAKNKKHNQRKLKMFSQEKWQMYGDETFKKIYQKMKSSQNAKKMKQRENKITDITSLIPNSMESTSSTEITEERDGRSSATDSPSSLVTAASTMGKSGISTDGNHVLQNVSSEETSDRVSNLMETSHSVTAGAVSSQTSPELSGSDTEKCTAGSSTLLAPSTGELRLQNPECQLSSHERNEDCLPVQSSNWEKPSPGKESSAFELDCKSTSRNYGNHHGTKESGQHGLMPPWVPCNNRETAGKFQTLPSERKKLKFEVEKTQNVISVPCPSPSGETTEVSEAERGLCSGIQCLPTAPVKFSTKAEEQKSSTGINEATESVEYRKTIKLPTQTFNYCDINLLSHPAGISRDSLVGFLGSELRESDSNSFALHNAADGDNKMCLVKTGAKVPLPSDNAVEVSSKSHHLQSDSLSPVPQQNAFSPKYILKLPQDKRASDLSPLLQSEQEMTPGTPVTVTLTTPSCSSSSMSLHSHSSDVVWCPLKSEVRQKVGKEEIQWNLHTNWKTPGFCSPVSSETTNILTIAENTFPKQNFKQQDIAREDWKNKQNKNKLNYQRQTEEKWMSKSTCSIQTPKKKICFTSVYTSGFFISADIKDERRALYHLCSGSDSLIKTSVSSKDAEPTILEWGREGSPHILKDTPAPLQDLQHSQSSRDNPTYFCHSFGTFYCHTLSTHCKGFPVLPHSNRTSCSGISAVPGSKSSFPSLSAEPRLTWCCLSRSLPLPSEQGGTAASAHPSVPPWHREPSRECTLSKYDISIFKMRNISKTVAYGLTNTSLKTLVSSFSKGHQMQELSSDVPGGSFKNISEQKKKTVVCKKEKLSTNKLKRSHKQKRIKVNPKWYRGRHSHGFAQLKMNRLSKRPCFPNRALDALRKGCSSQPPRFNKHKKCHPPQSKMQENYLHQQKDTSYSTSDKQLCRRKKEAKNNSGISSHTENLNHVKQKDKIDKKDISEQIREHPRTNASVQNITAPLGIAVTAHSFSSRADTSLQEFSRDVAICCWVTQPLVLQPSLPGQSRPSLRSHPLAASFASCPEFTNTDTGEQPGSTNPEAAAPLSLHPGGSQESILRVESESQIFGISEPVIQAAGREKAPSEGNTDSPGTEGSAPSSQPGCSRLFGSQAESVQLPSREHSQRANLAQHLLELHGSADKNRSHLQPSPYGRPQGTATATFKKSPMTLKSPEFESYSAAPPKTYKKRGLEMMRKQMRVEYDDTSSDDEDRLVIEI